From Streptomyces sp. TLI_235, a single genomic window includes:
- a CDS encoding ATP phosphoribosyltransferase, whose product MLRIAVPNKGSLSGPAAEMLHEAGYRQRKDPKELVLVDPENQVEFFFLRPRDIAVYVGSGRLDVGITGRDLLLDSGADAEEVLALGFGGSTFRFARPVGIQVQDVQGLEGMRIATSYTGLVEQHLAERGVKATVTKLDGAVETAVQLGVADVIADVVETGTSLRNAGLEVFGDPILISDSVVIRPKGSVEDAGVEQFLRRLQGVLVARRYVLMDYDIRAEKVGDAVALTPGLESPTVSPLHTEGWVAVRSMVLRKEAQRIMDDLWAIGARAILVTNIHACRL is encoded by the coding sequence ATGCTCCGCATCGCCGTTCCCAACAAGGGTTCTCTCTCGGGTCCCGCGGCGGAGATGCTGCATGAGGCCGGCTACCGCCAGCGCAAGGACCCGAAGGAACTCGTGCTGGTCGACCCGGAGAACCAGGTCGAGTTCTTCTTCCTGCGGCCGCGCGACATCGCCGTGTACGTCGGCTCCGGCCGGCTCGACGTCGGCATCACCGGCCGTGACCTGCTGCTCGACTCCGGCGCGGACGCCGAGGAGGTGCTGGCCCTCGGCTTCGGCGGCTCCACCTTCCGCTTCGCCCGCCCGGTCGGCATCCAGGTCCAGGACGTGCAGGGGCTGGAGGGCATGCGGATCGCCACCTCCTACACCGGCCTGGTGGAGCAGCACCTCGCCGAGCGCGGAGTGAAGGCCACCGTCACCAAGCTGGACGGCGCGGTCGAGACGGCCGTCCAGCTCGGTGTCGCCGACGTGATCGCCGACGTCGTCGAGACCGGCACCAGCCTGCGCAACGCCGGCCTGGAGGTCTTCGGCGACCCGATCCTGATCTCCGACTCGGTGGTGATCCGCCCCAAGGGCTCCGTCGAGGACGCGGGCGTCGAGCAGTTCCTGCGCCGCCTCCAGGGCGTCCTGGTGGCCCGCCGGTACGTGCTGATGGACTACGACATCCGCGCCGAGAAGGTCGGCGATGCCGTCGCGCTCACCCCCGGCCTGGAGTCGCCGACCGTCTCGCCGCTGCACACCGAGGGCTGGGTGGCCGTCCGTTCCATGGTGCTCCGCAAGGAGGCCCAGCGGATCATGGACGAC
- a CDS encoding phosphoribosyl-ATP pyrophosphatase: MASKTFEELFAELQQKAANGDPSSSRTAQLVQQGVHAIGKKVVEEAAEVWMAAEFQSDEQTAEEISQLLYHLQVMMIARGLTLDDVYAHL; this comes from the coding sequence ATGGCTTCGAAGACATTCGAGGAGCTCTTCGCCGAGCTCCAGCAGAAGGCCGCCAACGGCGACCCCTCGTCCTCCCGCACCGCGCAGCTCGTCCAGCAGGGCGTCCATGCGATCGGCAAGAAGGTCGTCGAGGAGGCCGCCGAGGTGTGGATGGCCGCCGAGTTCCAGTCGGACGAGCAGACGGCCGAGGAGATCTCGCAGCTCCTCTACCACCTTCAGGTGATGATGATCGCCCGCGGGCTGACGCTCGACGACGTGTACGCCCACCTCTGA
- a CDS encoding 6,7-dimethyl-8-ribityllumazine synthase: protein MSGHGAPELSIKNCADLRVAVIAAQWHDQVMNGLLDGAHRALKELGIEEPTVLRVPGTFELPVAAKHLAERGYDAVVALGVVIRGGTPHFDYVCQAATSGLTQVAVDTGVPVGFGVLTCDNEQQALDRAGLPESAEDKGHEAVTAAVATAVALRGVSEPWR from the coding sequence GTGAGCGGCCACGGAGCCCCCGAGCTGAGCATCAAGAACTGCGCCGACCTGCGGGTCGCGGTGATCGCCGCACAGTGGCACGACCAGGTCATGAACGGCCTGCTGGACGGCGCCCACCGCGCCCTCAAGGAGCTCGGCATCGAGGAGCCGACGGTGCTGCGCGTGCCCGGCACGTTCGAGCTTCCGGTCGCAGCCAAGCACCTCGCCGAGCGCGGCTACGACGCCGTCGTCGCCCTCGGCGTGGTCATCCGCGGCGGCACCCCGCACTTCGACTACGTGTGCCAGGCCGCCACCTCGGGCCTCACCCAGGTCGCCGTGGACACCGGCGTGCCGGTCGGCTTCGGTGTGCTCACCTGCGACAACGAGCAGCAGGCGCTGGACCGCGCCGGCCTGCCCGAGTCCGCCGAGGACAAGGGCCACGAGGCGGTCACCGCGGCCGTCGCCACCGCCGTGGCGCTGCGCGGCGTCAGCGAGCCCTGGCGGTAG
- a CDS encoding GTP cyclohydrolase II /3,4-dihydroxy-2-butanone 4-phosphate synthase produces the protein MTIQHSDDDLVLDPVERAIADIALGRAVIVVDDEDRENEGDIVFAASAATPELLAFTIRYSSGVICVPMTGEELDRLKLPPMTAVNEDRKGTAYSISVDARDGVDTGISAADRARTIRLLSSPGTEPADLTRPGHVFPLRAVDGGVLVRPGHTEAGVDLARLAGLAPAGAIAEVVNDDGTMARLPELVAFAREHGLAIISIEDLIAYRRRTELHVDRAAVTALPTEYGDFTAVGYKGTIDGVEHLALVAGGLDADGRLPEGEDVLVRLHSECLTGDVLGSLRCDCGPQLQASLRQVAEAGRGVVLYLRGHEGRGIGLAHKLRAYELQEQGRDTVDANLDLGLPADARDYSIGAQMLADLGVRSLTLLTNNPHKQNALTEYGLKVKGRLPVEVRVGEHNERYLRTKRDRMGHDLPWLDSDS, from the coding sequence ATGACCATCCAGCACTCCGACGACGACCTGGTGCTCGACCCGGTCGAGCGCGCCATCGCCGACATCGCCCTCGGCCGCGCCGTGATCGTGGTCGACGACGAGGACCGCGAGAACGAGGGCGACATCGTCTTCGCCGCCTCCGCCGCGACCCCCGAACTCCTCGCCTTCACCATCCGCTACAGCTCCGGCGTGATCTGCGTCCCGATGACCGGCGAGGAGCTCGACCGGCTCAAGCTGCCCCCGATGACCGCCGTCAACGAGGACCGCAAGGGCACCGCGTACAGCATCTCGGTGGACGCCCGGGACGGCGTGGACACCGGCATCTCCGCCGCCGACCGCGCCCGCACGATCCGGCTGCTCTCCTCGCCCGGCACCGAGCCCGCCGACCTCACCCGCCCCGGCCACGTCTTCCCGCTGCGCGCGGTGGACGGCGGCGTGCTCGTCCGCCCCGGCCACACCGAGGCCGGCGTGGACCTCGCCCGGCTGGCCGGCCTCGCCCCGGCCGGCGCGATCGCCGAGGTCGTCAACGACGACGGCACCATGGCGCGGCTGCCCGAGCTGGTCGCCTTCGCCCGCGAGCACGGCCTCGCGATCATCTCCATCGAGGACCTGATCGCCTACCGCCGCCGCACCGAGCTGCACGTCGACCGAGCCGCCGTCACCGCGCTGCCCACCGAGTACGGCGACTTCACCGCCGTCGGCTACAAGGGCACCATCGACGGCGTCGAGCACCTCGCGCTGGTCGCCGGCGGCCTCGACGCCGACGGCCGCCTCCCCGAGGGCGAGGACGTCCTCGTCCGGCTGCACTCCGAGTGCCTCACCGGCGACGTGCTCGGCTCGCTGCGCTGCGACTGCGGCCCCCAGCTGCAGGCCTCGCTGCGCCAGGTCGCCGAGGCCGGCCGCGGTGTCGTCCTCTACCTGCGCGGGCACGAGGGCCGCGGCATCGGCCTCGCCCACAAGCTGCGCGCCTACGAGCTGCAGGAGCAGGGCCGCGACACCGTCGACGCCAACCTCGACCTCGGCCTGCCCGCCGACGCCCGGGACTACTCGATCGGCGCGCAGATGCTCGCCGACCTCGGCGTCCGCTCGCTCACCCTGCTGACCAACAACCCGCACAAGCAGAACGCGCTCACCGAGTACGGCCTCAAGGTGAAGGGCCGGCTGCCCGTCGAGGTCCGGGTCGGCGAGCACAACGAGCGCTACCTGCGCACCAAGCGGGACCGGATGGGCCACGACCTGCCGTGGCTCGACTCCGACTCCTGA
- a CDS encoding nicotinamide mononucleotide transporter: MSALTGVAFTAFGEPVKWADMIGNLLGLTALALGWRRSVLSWPVQLLSGAVLVTAYLGGHVPGLIGKQLIVIVTAAWGWTQWQRGRRATGEIAVRFASWTERAALAGATAAGTVGLALLFRAYPDLSWSPWSDAYIFVGTLAAMYAQARGWIEFWFAWIAVDIVGVPLAFNSGYAFSGLTYSIYFVLVLLGLRAWWQSTRTARPAVTKNPQGVTA; the protein is encoded by the coding sequence GTGAGCGCGCTGACAGGGGTCGCCTTCACCGCCTTCGGCGAGCCGGTGAAGTGGGCCGACATGATCGGCAACCTGCTGGGCCTGACCGCCCTCGCCCTCGGCTGGCGCCGCTCGGTGCTCAGCTGGCCCGTCCAGCTGCTGTCCGGCGCCGTCCTGGTCACCGCCTACCTCGGCGGCCACGTCCCCGGCCTGATCGGCAAGCAGCTGATCGTCATCGTCACCGCCGCCTGGGGCTGGACGCAGTGGCAGCGCGGCCGGCGCGCCACCGGCGAGATCGCCGTCCGCTTCGCCTCGTGGACGGAGCGCGCCGCCCTGGCCGGAGCCACCGCCGCCGGCACCGTCGGCCTCGCGCTGCTCTTCCGGGCCTACCCGGACCTGTCCTGGAGCCCCTGGTCGGACGCCTACATCTTCGTCGGCACCCTCGCCGCGATGTACGCCCAGGCCCGCGGCTGGATCGAGTTCTGGTTCGCCTGGATCGCCGTCGACATCGTCGGTGTCCCGCTCGCCTTCAACAGCGGCTACGCCTTCTCCGGCCTCACCTACAGCATCTACTTCGTGCTGGTGCTGCTCGGCCTGCGCGCCTGGTGGCAGAGCACCCGTACGGCCCGTCCTGCAGTCACCAAGAACCCCCAGGGAGTCACGGCATGA
- a CDS encoding riboflavin synthase alpha chain, whose translation MFTGIIEELGEVVSIEEIGDSSRVRLRGPVVCSGAKHGDSIAVNGVCLTVVDSPEELAAGTGEFSADVMAETLHRSSLGALKPGSKVNLERAMALGARLGGHLVQGHVDATGELLSRAPGDLDADGNPRWEVLRFSLPQSITRYLVEKGSITVDGVSLTVVDAALDSFSVSLIPATLDLTTLGTKAVGDPVNLEVDVLAKYVERLLDTRTLPDHLTRDAS comes from the coding sequence GTGTTCACCGGCATCATCGAAGAGCTCGGCGAGGTCGTCTCCATCGAGGAGATCGGCGATTCCTCGCGTGTCCGCCTGCGCGGCCCGGTGGTCTGTTCCGGTGCGAAGCACGGCGACTCCATCGCGGTCAACGGCGTCTGCCTGACCGTCGTCGACAGCCCCGAGGAACTGGCGGCCGGCACCGGAGAGTTCAGCGCCGACGTGATGGCCGAGACGCTGCACCGCTCCAGCCTCGGCGCGCTGAAGCCCGGTTCGAAGGTCAACCTGGAGCGGGCCATGGCGCTCGGCGCCCGGCTCGGCGGGCACCTCGTCCAGGGCCATGTCGACGCCACCGGCGAGCTGCTCTCCCGCGCCCCGGGCGACCTCGACGCCGACGGCAACCCCCGCTGGGAGGTGCTGCGCTTCTCGCTGCCGCAGTCCATCACCCGCTACCTGGTGGAGAAGGGCTCGATCACCGTGGACGGCGTCAGCCTGACGGTCGTCGACGCCGCCCTCGACTCCTTCAGCGTCTCGCTGATCCCCGCCACCCTCGACCTGACCACGCTCGGCACCAAGGCCGTCGGCGACCCGGTCAACCTCGAGGTGGACGTCCTCGCCAAGTACGTCGAGCGCCTGCTCGACACCCGCACCCTGCCCGACCACCTCACCCGGGACGCCTCGTGA
- a CDS encoding thermolysin metallopeptidase-like protein, with protein sequence MPRSVRVPRLAATTAAATAVLAAVAGVGAVPAAAKPAPAAAGPVGQVFMVNPVQSSGDEALADAKDAASAVPASAYAQVALRNLDGSGYLSGRWAVVRSETGAPAFSAAGDFRYTRDSDRFEQVMAYFWVDEAQEYLQSLGFGSELPGANARPQPVRINQWGSDNSFFTDKKDEIRFGKGGVDDAEDAEVIVHEYGHAVHEAQVPGFGSSPEAGAIGEAFGDYLAVAVGAAADAKYGWAARTPEPCVADWDSTGYTPGPVHCLRRLDTGKVYGDKVGEVHADGEIWSQALYDIRKALGARVADRIIVNAQFSFAPDTSFSAAALATVDTARRMYGASAAESVRQAFAARQIPGL encoded by the coding sequence GTGCCCCGTTCCGTCCGTGTGCCCCGTCTCGCCGCGACCACGGCCGCCGCGACCGCCGTCCTCGCCGCGGTGGCGGGCGTCGGTGCCGTGCCCGCTGCCGCCAAGCCCGCTCCGGCCGCCGCCGGTCCGGTCGGCCAGGTCTTCATGGTCAATCCGGTGCAGTCCTCGGGTGACGAAGCCCTGGCGGACGCCAAGGACGCCGCCTCGGCCGTGCCCGCCTCTGCGTATGCCCAGGTCGCCCTGCGGAACCTGGACGGCAGCGGCTACCTGTCCGGCCGCTGGGCGGTGGTCCGCTCGGAGACCGGGGCGCCCGCGTTCTCGGCCGCCGGGGACTTCCGGTACACCCGGGACTCCGACCGGTTCGAGCAGGTGATGGCGTACTTCTGGGTCGACGAGGCGCAGGAGTACCTGCAGAGCCTGGGCTTCGGCAGCGAGCTGCCGGGAGCGAACGCCCGGCCGCAGCCGGTGCGGATCAACCAGTGGGGTTCGGACAACTCCTTCTTCACCGACAAGAAGGACGAGATCCGCTTCGGCAAGGGCGGCGTCGACGACGCGGAGGACGCCGAGGTGATCGTCCACGAGTACGGGCACGCGGTGCACGAGGCGCAGGTGCCCGGATTCGGCTCCTCCCCGGAGGCGGGGGCGATCGGCGAGGCCTTCGGCGACTACTTGGCGGTGGCGGTCGGCGCGGCGGCCGACGCCAAGTACGGCTGGGCGGCGCGCACCCCGGAGCCCTGCGTGGCGGACTGGGACTCCACCGGCTACACCCCGGGCCCGGTGCACTGCCTGCGGCGGCTGGACACCGGCAAGGTGTACGGCGACAAGGTCGGCGAGGTGCACGCCGACGGCGAGATCTGGTCGCAGGCGCTGTACGACATCCGGAAGGCGCTCGGCGCCCGCGTGGCCGACCGGATCATCGTGAACGCCCAGTTCTCCTTCGCCCCGGACACCTCCTTCTCGGCCGCCGCCCTGGCGACCGTGGACACCGCGCGCCGGATGTACGGCGCGAGCGCGGCCGAGTCCGTCCGCCAGGCGTTCGCGGCACGGCAGATCCCGGGCCTCTGA
- a CDS encoding dihydrofolate reductase, which produces MRKIVLMMSVSMDGYFERPDRRIDWHLVDEELHQYMNDVLRRMSGFLGGRVTHELMAAYWPTADADPANAGPVAEFAGIWRSMPKIVFSRTLEHADWNTEIRREVVPAEIEQLKAQPGGDLALGGADLAATFLKHDLVDEYHILVHPVLIGRGKPLFPAAEADRPLRLMETRTFGNGVVLLHYGRPAAC; this is translated from the coding sequence ATGCGGAAGATCGTCCTGATGATGTCGGTGTCCATGGACGGCTACTTCGAGCGGCCGGACCGGCGGATCGACTGGCACCTGGTCGACGAGGAACTGCACCAGTACATGAACGACGTGCTGCGGCGAATGAGCGGCTTCCTGGGCGGCCGGGTAACGCACGAGCTGATGGCCGCCTACTGGCCGACCGCGGACGCCGACCCGGCCAACGCCGGGCCGGTCGCCGAGTTCGCCGGAATCTGGCGGTCCATGCCGAAGATCGTCTTCTCCCGCACCCTGGAGCACGCCGACTGGAACACCGAGATCCGGCGGGAGGTCGTCCCGGCCGAGATCGAGCAACTCAAGGCGCAGCCCGGCGGGGACCTCGCGCTCGGCGGCGCGGACCTCGCCGCGACCTTCCTGAAGCACGACCTCGTGGACGAGTACCACATCCTCGTCCACCCGGTGCTGATCGGCCGGGGCAAGCCGCTCTTCCCCGCCGCCGAGGCGGACCGGCCGCTGCGGTTGATGGAGACCCGCACCTTCGGCAACGGCGTCGTCCTGCTGCACTACGGGCGGCCCGCGGCCTGCTGA
- a CDS encoding flagella basal body P-ring formation protein FlgA, translated as MASTRDLDPSSSVLGFFGAELRRFREAAGLTQDRLGEVINYTGSLVGLIETARRKPSREFTERCDAALGTDGALARIWPLLNRAVFPPWFRGFVELEATATSIRKYQAQTVPGLLQTEEYARALLRKGLVGESDERVEEGVAARLGRQTILDGPDRPYLWVILDEAVLRRPVGGPEVMRQQMLRLVECALHPRVVVQVLPFASGEHTSVEGPLTLLSFAEGPDVAYVEGPNFGQVIDNSSDLALCVLAYDHLQADALPPSASLAMIEAAIEKGYEA; from the coding sequence ATGGCTTCGACACGTGACCTGGACCCTTCGTCGTCCGTGCTCGGCTTCTTCGGCGCGGAACTCCGCCGCTTCCGGGAGGCCGCCGGACTCACCCAGGACCGGCTCGGCGAGGTCATCAACTACACCGGCTCTCTCGTGGGGTTGATCGAGACCGCCCGCCGCAAGCCGTCCCGGGAGTTCACCGAACGCTGCGACGCGGCCCTCGGCACCGACGGCGCCCTGGCCCGCATCTGGCCGCTGTTGAACCGGGCGGTGTTCCCGCCGTGGTTCCGCGGCTTCGTCGAGCTGGAGGCGACCGCCACCTCGATCCGCAAGTACCAGGCCCAGACCGTGCCGGGACTCCTGCAGACCGAGGAGTACGCGCGGGCCCTGCTGCGCAAGGGCCTGGTCGGCGAGAGCGACGAACGGGTCGAGGAGGGCGTCGCCGCACGGCTCGGCCGCCAGACCATCCTGGACGGCCCCGACCGGCCCTACCTCTGGGTGATCCTCGACGAAGCCGTTCTGCGCCGACCGGTGGGCGGACCGGAGGTGATGAGGCAACAGATGCTCCGGTTGGTCGAGTGCGCGCTGCACCCCCGGGTGGTCGTCCAGGTCCTGCCTTTCGCCAGCGGCGAGCACACCTCGGTGGAAGGGCCGCTCACCCTGCTGTCGTTCGCCGAGGGGCCCGACGTCGCATACGTCGAAGGCCCGAACTTCGGCCAGGTCATCGACAATTCGAGCGATCTGGCGCTGTGTGTCTTGGCGTACGATCACCTCCAGGCCGACGCCCTGCCGCCGAGTGCGTCGCTGGCCATGATCGAAGCGGCGATCGAGAAGGGGTACGAAGCGTGA
- a CDS encoding anti-sigma regulatory factor (Ser/Thr protein kinase), which yields MYDVPARPAAERPPFATTGGADGFGGRLEFWLPRRRASVREARRRLRDLMAVCEPWDARTAGHFTEDGCLVLSELATNAVVHARGRGDRVHIRLRYGVPGLLVEVSDPDGGHGPTEAARIAEEFPEGGRGLAMVDALAADWGWLPGAAGAGKTVWALVAPAGGATAR from the coding sequence ATGTACGACGTCCCCGCCCGCCCCGCCGCCGAGCGGCCGCCGTTTGCGACGACGGGCGGGGCGGACGGGTTCGGCGGGCGGCTCGAGTTCTGGCTGCCGAGACGTCGGGCCTCGGTGCGGGAGGCGCGGCGGCGGCTGCGCGATCTGATGGCGGTCTGCGAGCCGTGGGACGCCCGTACCGCCGGGCACTTCACCGAGGACGGCTGCCTGGTGCTGTCCGAACTCGCCACCAACGCGGTGGTGCACGCCCGCGGCCGCGGCGACCGGGTGCACATCCGTCTGCGCTACGGCGTTCCGGGCCTGCTGGTGGAGGTGTCCGACCCGGACGGCGGCCACGGGCCAACCGAGGCGGCCCGGATCGCGGAGGAATTCCCCGAGGGCGGGCGCGGGTTGGCGATGGTCGACGCGCTGGCGGCGGACTGGGGCTGGCTGCCGGGCGCGGCCGGGGCGGGCAAGACGGTGTGGGCGTTGGTCGCACCGGCGGGCGGCGCGACCGCGCGCTGA
- a CDS encoding cyanophycinase: MTIHLVGGGRDEAWYAELYGPFLAEAGPEPEVACLLLDEGDVPEQFERWSAALAAAGACRPRVVPVLPGAGFDPSVLDGADAVFVGGGLTPEYAAALAGPLGRRLAERPLPYAGFSAGAAIAAERAVVGGWLSDGVPVCPEETAEDLAEIEVRDGLGLLTPAVDVHAAQWGTLGRLVEAVARGAVPYGLAIDENTALTVDGTTARVRGAGRVHLVRPDGDGAAAVRSYRAGEDLSF; this comes from the coding sequence ATGACGATCCATCTGGTCGGCGGGGGCCGCGACGAGGCCTGGTACGCGGAGCTGTACGGGCCGTTCCTGGCCGAGGCCGGGCCGGAGCCCGAGGTGGCCTGCCTGCTGCTCGACGAGGGCGACGTGCCGGAGCAGTTCGAGCGCTGGTCGGCCGCGCTCGCCGCGGCGGGGGCCTGCCGTCCGCGGGTGGTGCCGGTGCTGCCGGGCGCCGGCTTCGATCCGTCCGTGCTCGACGGGGCGGACGCCGTCTTCGTCGGCGGTGGCCTCACCCCGGAGTACGCGGCGGCCCTGGCCGGCCCGCTCGGTCGTCGGCTGGCCGAGCGGCCGCTGCCGTACGCCGGCTTCTCGGCCGGTGCGGCGATCGCGGCCGAGCGCGCGGTGGTCGGCGGCTGGCTGTCCGACGGGGTGCCGGTCTGCCCCGAGGAGACCGCCGAGGACCTCGCGGAGATCGAGGTCCGCGACGGACTCGGGCTGCTCACCCCCGCCGTCGACGTGCACGCCGCCCAGTGGGGCACACTCGGCCGGCTCGTCGAGGCGGTCGCCCGCGGCGCGGTGCCGTACGGCCTCGCGATCGACGAGAACACCGCCCTCACCGTGGACGGCACGACCGCCCGGGTGCGCGGCGCCGGGCGGGTGCACCTCGTCCGCCCGGACGGCGACGGGGCCGCCGCCGTCCGTTCCTACCGTGCCGGGGAGGACCTGTCGTTCTGA
- a CDS encoding DNA-binding MarR family transcriptional regulator, producing MRHPGCHDGRVTETEPPQPPDDIAPRLMEVFALVGPLYRRVQRKIEQDAPLQGLSVGVRAVLDLLRENGPMTVPQMGRAQSLSRQFVQRMVNDAAARNLVEAVPNPAHQRSSLIRLTEEGLAAITAVTAREYALLRQAGGDLTEADVATCVRVLARMLALFDDVDVD from the coding sequence ATGCGGCACCCCGGGTGTCATGATGGCCGGGTGACCGAGACAGAGCCCCCGCAGCCGCCCGACGACATCGCCCCGCGCCTCATGGAGGTGTTCGCCCTGGTGGGCCCGCTCTACCGGCGGGTGCAGCGCAAGATCGAGCAGGACGCCCCGCTGCAGGGGCTGTCCGTCGGGGTTCGCGCCGTCCTGGACCTGCTGCGGGAGAACGGGCCGATGACCGTCCCGCAGATGGGGCGCGCCCAGTCGCTGAGCCGCCAGTTCGTCCAGCGCATGGTGAACGACGCCGCGGCCCGGAACCTGGTCGAGGCCGTCCCCAATCCGGCCCACCAGCGCTCCTCGCTGATCCGGCTGACCGAGGAGGGTCTGGCGGCCATCACCGCCGTGACCGCCCGCGAGTACGCGCTGCTGCGGCAGGCCGGCGGAGACCTGACGGAGGCCGACGTCGCCACCTGCGTCAGGGTGCTCGCCCGGATGCTCGCGCTCTTCGACGACGTCGACGTCGACTGA
- a CDS encoding pimeloyl-ACP methyl ester carboxylesterase has protein sequence MNDASNIATFPSHDGPLAYRDTGIGLPVVLLHAGFMDHTMFDELVPRLARRHRVITPDARGHGWSANATVPFRQTDDLAALLRHLGTGPAVLVGTSMGANIAVDTALEHPDLVRALVVSGGGTGLPEFHDPWLLELEAGKAAAMAAGDIQGWVDGFARIAAGPHRGIEEVDPEVVRRVKETAWRTLAKHTADEVDHSVSVPDTAARAKEIGVPVLALNGALDSPDLVAIADDLAAAVPDGRTTAVEGAAHLPSMDRPQEYLRAVEAFLREIGAEAG, from the coding sequence ATGAATGACGCCTCGAACATCGCGACCTTCCCCTCTCACGACGGCCCGCTCGCCTACCGCGACACCGGCATCGGCCTGCCCGTGGTCCTGCTGCACGCCGGCTTCATGGACCACACCATGTTCGACGAGCTGGTGCCCCGACTCGCCCGCCGCCACCGGGTGATCACGCCGGACGCCCGCGGCCACGGCTGGTCCGCCAACGCCACCGTGCCGTTCCGGCAGACCGACGACCTCGCCGCCCTGCTGCGCCACCTCGGCACCGGCCCGGCCGTCCTGGTCGGCACCTCGATGGGCGCCAACATCGCCGTCGACACCGCCCTGGAGCACCCGGATCTGGTCCGGGCCCTGGTGGTCAGCGGCGGCGGCACCGGCCTTCCGGAGTTCCACGACCCGTGGCTGCTGGAGCTGGAGGCCGGCAAAGCCGCCGCGATGGCAGCCGGCGACATCCAGGGCTGGGTGGACGGCTTCGCCCGCATCGCCGCCGGCCCGCACCGCGGCATCGAGGAGGTCGACCCGGAGGTCGTCCGGCGGGTCAAGGAGACGGCCTGGCGGACGCTGGCCAAGCACACCGCCGACGAGGTCGACCACAGCGTGTCCGTCCCCGACACCGCCGCCCGGGCCAAGGAGATCGGCGTGCCGGTGCTCGCGCTCAACGGCGCCCTGGACTCACCGGACCTCGTCGCGATCGCCGACGACCTCGCCGCCGCCGTGCCCGACGGCCGCACCACCGCCGTCGAGGGTGCCGCGCACCTCCCGAGCATGGACCGGCCGCAGGAGTACCTCCGTGCCGTCGAGGCCTTCCTCCGGGAGATCGGCGCCGAGGCGGGCTGA
- a CDS encoding nucleotide-binding universal stress UspA family protein produces MTSAVGSHQIVVGVDAENPASPALAWAADEAVRRGLPLRLVHAVPPSSRDARGFDEGQYRTAMHEAGEAALGEARLAVEERYSGLDVSIVLADGQPGQVLCRRAANAEMIVLGSRGLSRVEELLSTYSVTVPVTAQASCPVVVVRGVEHVVQDPPYLVVGVDGSPGSVAAIDHAFDAAARRGAELRAVWVWQAPTILPIDKATAVREIQRQLHAATAGRTALYPDVRLTHEVVTGHPVEQLAAASEHALALVVGRRGRGGFTGLRLGSVPHGLLHRALCPIVTVPADTE; encoded by the coding sequence ATGACGTCAGCCGTGGGAAGCCACCAGATCGTGGTCGGCGTCGACGCGGAGAACCCCGCCTCGCCGGCCCTCGCCTGGGCCGCCGACGAGGCCGTCCGCCGAGGCCTGCCGCTACGCCTGGTGCACGCCGTCCCGCCGAGCAGCCGCGACGCGCGCGGATTCGACGAGGGCCAGTACCGCACCGCCATGCACGAGGCGGGCGAGGCGGCACTGGGCGAGGCCCGGCTCGCGGTCGAGGAGCGGTACTCGGGGCTCGACGTCAGCATCGTCCTCGCGGACGGCCAGCCCGGGCAGGTGCTGTGCCGGCGGGCCGCGAACGCCGAGATGATCGTCCTCGGCTCCCGGGGGCTCTCCCGGGTCGAGGAACTGCTCAGCACCTACTCCGTCACCGTGCCGGTCACCGCTCAGGCATCCTGCCCGGTCGTGGTCGTCCGCGGCGTCGAGCACGTCGTCCAGGACCCGCCGTACCTCGTCGTCGGCGTGGACGGCAGCCCGGGCTCCGTGGCCGCCATCGACCACGCCTTCGACGCGGCGGCCCGGCGCGGTGCGGAGCTGCGCGCCGTCTGGGTGTGGCAGGCGCCGACCATCCTGCCGATCGACAAGGCCACCGCGGTACGCGAGATCCAGCGGCAGCTGCACGCGGCCACCGCCGGCCGCACCGCCCTTTACCCCGACGTCCGGCTCACCCACGAGGTCGTTACCGGCCACCCCGTCGAGCAGCTCGCCGCGGCCTCCGAACACGCGCTGGCCTTGGTCGTCGGCCGCCGCGGCCGCGGCGGCTTCACCGGCCTGCGGCTCGGCTCCGTCCCGCACGGCCTGCTGCACCGCGCACTGTGCCCGATCGTGACGGTGCCCGCCGACACCGAGTAG